From the Bdellovibrio reynosensis genome, one window contains:
- the ruvB gene encoding Holliday junction branch migration DNA helicase RuvB produces MSRILEGDPVEGEKSWENELRPQKFEDFPGQDDVKEKLKVFVAAAKHRGEALDHVLLCGPPGLGKTTLSKIIANDMGADIRMTSAPAIDKKGDLAAILTSLKPNSVLFIDEIHRLSRVVEEYLYTAMEDYYIDIVTGEGLGARSMKFQLAPFTLIGATTRAGLLNPPFRDRFGIVERLQFYDRSALQQILIRSGEILKVKMDAEGADEVARRARGTPRVANRLLKRVRDYAQVKGNGTVSRDIAIYALDQLGVDQFGLDLMDRRILSLIQEKYNGGPVGIDTMAAALSEERDTLEEVYEPFLIQEGFIQKTPRGRVITEYAKKSIMTEI; encoded by the coding sequence ATGAGTCGCATCCTAGAAGGTGATCCGGTTGAAGGCGAAAAGAGTTGGGAAAACGAACTGCGCCCGCAGAAGTTTGAAGACTTTCCTGGCCAAGATGACGTGAAGGAAAAGCTGAAAGTTTTTGTTGCGGCGGCAAAACACCGTGGCGAGGCTTTGGATCACGTTTTATTGTGTGGTCCTCCCGGTTTGGGTAAAACGACGTTATCAAAAATTATCGCGAACGACATGGGCGCTGATATTCGTATGACGTCAGCTCCGGCCATTGATAAAAAAGGAGATTTGGCTGCGATCTTAACTTCGCTTAAGCCAAATTCAGTTTTATTCATCGATGAAATCCATCGTTTAAGCCGCGTGGTTGAAGAATATCTTTATACGGCGATGGAAGATTATTACATCGATATCGTGACAGGCGAAGGCCTTGGTGCGCGATCGATGAAATTCCAACTAGCACCTTTTACCTTGATTGGTGCTACGACTCGCGCGGGATTATTAAATCCTCCATTCCGTGATCGTTTTGGAATCGTTGAGCGTTTGCAGTTTTATGATCGCAGTGCGCTTCAACAAATTTTGATCAGATCTGGTGAAATTCTTAAAGTTAAAATGGATGCCGAAGGAGCCGATGAGGTCGCTCGTCGTGCCCGCGGAACTCCGCGTGTGGCGAATAGACTTTTAAAGCGTGTGCGTGATTATGCACAAGTTAAAGGAAATGGAACTGTCTCTCGAGATATTGCGATTTATGCTCTAGATCAGCTGGGTGTGGATCAATTCGGTTTAGATCTTATGGATCGTCGTATTTTGAGTCTGATCCAAGAAAAATATAACGGCGGCCCTGTCGGTATTGATACAATGGCAGCGGCACTCAGTGAAGAGCGCGATACTTTGGAAGAAGTGTATGAACCCTTCTTAATTCAAGAAGGTTTCATCCAAAAAACACCGCGCGGACGTGTGATTACAGAGTACGCGAAAAAATCCATTATGACGGAGATATAA
- a CDS encoding asparaginase, with protein sequence MASRNPLIVEVTRGAVVESSHQVIGVVVDETGATKNFWGQPAFLTYPRSGIKMLQAIPFVESGAVDKFGLSDKHIALACASHKAEKDHLTALTEWMDKTGIKESNFICGPHLPYDENAAHEMLRKNQKPTVLCNNCAGKHSAIMSTCLHLGEDIAGYDKFDHPAQKRLRKILTETMKVDHSKVVYASDGCGIPTYAVTVQQMAVGMSTFINPKETPARKLAVDRIIRAVSAQPFYLAGSDHFVTSVIEKTQGRAIIKGGAEGIYCGFLTDKKLAFAVKASDGGARAAQVATAAILLNYGGLNADEFKALSKHTQPTVTNWRGDVVGQIRIAKGT encoded by the coding sequence ATGGCTTCTAGAAATCCCTTGATTGTCGAAGTGACGAGAGGGGCCGTGGTTGAAAGTTCCCATCAAGTAATCGGTGTGGTTGTTGATGAAACTGGCGCTACAAAAAATTTCTGGGGGCAGCCGGCCTTTTTAACTTACCCTCGCAGCGGTATCAAAATGCTGCAAGCGATTCCGTTCGTGGAATCAGGTGCTGTTGATAAATTTGGTTTGTCCGATAAACACATCGCTTTGGCATGTGCTTCCCACAAAGCTGAAAAAGATCATTTAACTGCTTTGACTGAGTGGATGGATAAGACGGGCATTAAAGAAAGCAATTTCATCTGCGGGCCCCATCTACCTTACGATGAAAATGCCGCCCACGAAATGCTTCGTAAAAATCAAAAGCCCACAGTGCTTTGTAACAACTGTGCAGGAAAACATTCGGCAATTATGTCAACATGCTTGCACTTAGGTGAAGACATCGCAGGCTATGATAAGTTTGATCATCCCGCGCAAAAACGTCTGCGTAAAATTCTGACTGAAACAATGAAAGTGGATCACTCCAAAGTCGTTTACGCGAGTGATGGTTGTGGCATTCCAACATATGCGGTGACTGTTCAGCAGATGGCGGTTGGTATGTCGACTTTCATTAATCCGAAAGAAACACCAGCTCGCAAATTGGCCGTGGATAGGATTATCCGGGCGGTCAGTGCTCAACCGTTTTACCTGGCGGGCAGTGACCATTTTGTCACAAGTGTGATTGAAAAGACACAAGGTCGCGCCATCATCAAAGGTGGGGCCGAAGGAATTTACTGTGGTTTTTTAACCGATAAGAAGCTGGCATTCGCAGTGAAGGCTTCTGACGGTGGAGCTAGAGCTGCTCAAGTCGCAACAGCGGCGATTTTATTAAATTACGGAGGCCTGAATGCTGACGAATTTAAGGCTTTATCAAAACACACTCAACCCACTGTCACAAACTGGCGCGGCGATGTCGTCGGGCAAATCCGCATTGCGAAGGGCACCTAG
- the lpxC gene encoding UDP-3-O-acyl-N-acetylglucosamine deacetylase → MFLQKTIRKRTVVNGVGIHSGDACTLTFRPAPPDTGVYFIRSDLPGKPFLKVTARNVQATSHQTTIGGGEFSVATIEHCLSALSALRIDNLFIELDGPEIPICDGSAGDFLKALLAVGIVEQDQPRKYCYITEPIYFSEGEKHAYVVPYHGLRLTVTIDFPHPKIGKQTIDLDINEQSFTRDIAGARTFGFLKDVEALKARGLAKGGSLDNCIVLDNENIVNPEGLRWADEFVRHKCLDALGDLVTLEMPLMGHVVLYKAGHDVMNKLVKKIWDSGSSYRHVELGADISEEVQRYTGWTVPQ, encoded by the coding sequence ATGTTTTTACAAAAAACGATTCGCAAAAGAACAGTCGTTAACGGTGTTGGTATTCACTCTGGTGATGCTTGCACCCTTACATTTCGTCCTGCGCCGCCTGATACAGGTGTCTATTTCATTCGCAGCGATTTGCCGGGAAAACCTTTTTTAAAAGTCACTGCACGTAATGTTCAGGCGACTTCACATCAAACGACTATTGGTGGCGGCGAGTTTTCTGTAGCTACCATTGAACACTGTCTTTCTGCTTTGTCGGCTTTAAGAATTGATAACTTATTTATCGAACTTGATGGGCCTGAAATTCCAATTTGTGATGGCAGTGCAGGGGATTTCCTTAAAGCACTTTTAGCAGTAGGAATTGTTGAGCAAGATCAACCTCGTAAGTATTGCTATATCACTGAACCCATTTATTTTAGTGAGGGTGAAAAGCACGCTTACGTAGTTCCTTACCATGGACTTCGTTTGACGGTGACGATTGATTTCCCTCATCCAAAAATCGGGAAGCAGACAATTGATCTTGATATCAATGAACAGTCGTTCACTCGGGATATCGCGGGCGCTAGAACTTTTGGTTTCTTAAAAGACGTTGAAGCACTAAAGGCGCGCGGCCTAGCAAAAGGCGGAAGCCTAGATAACTGCATCGTTCTTGATAACGAAAACATCGTAAATCCAGAAGGCTTGCGTTGGGCTGACGAATTCGTTCGCCACAAATGCCTAGATGCACTTGGTGACCTCGTCACTCTCGAAATGCCCCTAATGGGTCACGTGGTTCTTTATAAAGCCGGCCATGACGTTATGAACAAGCTTGTTAAGAAAATCTGGGATAGCGGTTCTAGCTATCGTCACGTTGAACTTGGTGCGGATATTAGCGAAGAAGTTCAGCGCTACACCGGATGGACTGTTCCTCAATAA
- the ald gene encoding alanine dehydrogenase: MIIGVPKEIKISENRVGMTEAGVRQYVGEGHTVLVEKDAGVGSGITNEQYEKAGAKIIDSKKEVYAKADMIQKVKEPLPDEYELMKENQIIYTYLHLAAEPKLTKVLCERKVKAIAYETIQLENGSLPLLTPMSEVAGRMATQIGAFYLQKDHGGKGILLGGVTGVKPGKVTIIGGGVVGTNAAKMAVGLGASVTILDVSTARLEYLDDIFQGRCMTLFSNPKNIEESVRESDLVIGGVLITGHKAPTLVSKEMVSSMAKGSVVVDVAVDQGGCIETCRPTSHTNPTYEVDGVIHYCVPNMPGVAPRTSTYALTNVTTKYGLMLANMGVEDAVAKSPALLKGLNVYNGYVCYEPVAKDLHMEYKAYRA, encoded by the coding sequence ATGATTATCGGTGTTCCTAAGGAAATTAAGATTTCTGAGAACCGCGTAGGTATGACTGAAGCGGGTGTTCGTCAGTATGTGGGTGAAGGCCACACTGTCCTAGTTGAAAAAGACGCGGGCGTTGGTTCTGGTATCACTAACGAACAATACGAAAAAGCTGGTGCGAAAATTATCGACAGCAAAAAAGAAGTGTACGCGAAAGCGGACATGATCCAAAAAGTTAAAGAACCACTTCCAGATGAATATGAGTTGATGAAAGAAAATCAAATCATCTACACATACCTTCACTTAGCTGCAGAACCAAAACTAACTAAAGTTCTTTGCGAGCGTAAAGTGAAAGCAATCGCTTACGAAACAATCCAACTTGAAAATGGTTCATTGCCTCTTTTGACTCCTATGTCTGAAGTTGCAGGTCGTATGGCGACACAAATCGGTGCTTTCTACCTTCAAAAAGATCACGGTGGTAAAGGTATCCTTCTTGGTGGCGTGACTGGCGTTAAACCAGGTAAAGTAACAATCATCGGTGGTGGTGTTGTTGGTACGAACGCTGCGAAAATGGCAGTAGGCCTTGGCGCTTCTGTGACGATTCTTGACGTATCTACAGCGCGCTTGGAATATCTTGATGATATCTTCCAAGGTCGTTGCATGACTTTGTTCTCGAATCCGAAAAACATCGAAGAATCAGTTCGTGAATCTGATCTAGTTATCGGTGGTGTATTGATCACGGGTCATAAAGCTCCAACTCTTGTTTCTAAAGAGATGGTTTCTTCTATGGCTAAAGGTTCAGTAGTAGTTGACGTTGCGGTTGACCAAGGTGGTTGTATCGAAACTTGCCGTCCAACTTCGCACACAAACCCAACATACGAAGTTGATGGCGTCATCCATTACTGCGTACCAAACATGCCAGGTGTAGCACCAAGAACTTCTACTTACGCTTTGACTAACGTCACTACGAAGTACGGTTTGATGCTTGCTAATATGGGTGTTGAAGATGCTGTTGCGAAAAGCCCAGCATTGCTTAAAGGTCTTAACGTATACAACGGTTACGTTTGCTACGAGCCAGTGGCTAAAGATCTTCACATGGAATACAAAGCTTACAGAGCTTAA
- a CDS encoding ComEC/Rec2 family competence protein has product MKWFCLFLITFSASHVLHIPAQKFFIVWNVGQGQWTTAVTPNACYHFDMGGEFFPMGKILQQCRLKANLAFLSHWDWDHVGGLQKVKKNLPLCIGLRPLGPASKKKRRLLAGFSDCDKKSIPELYKWQPRGFKNANEQSQVILYNQVLLPGDSPGEHEKQWLDQSWISRTKHFILGHHGSNTSTSMELLKRLPDGIQAISSARWARYKHPHSSVELRLSQARIPLLRTEDWGNIWIDQ; this is encoded by the coding sequence ATGAAGTGGTTTTGCCTTTTTCTTATAACTTTCAGCGCCAGTCACGTCTTGCATATTCCAGCGCAGAAATTTTTTATCGTGTGGAATGTGGGACAAGGCCAGTGGACGACCGCGGTCACACCCAATGCTTGTTATCACTTCGATATGGGGGGTGAGTTTTTTCCGATGGGGAAAATTCTGCAACAATGCCGACTTAAAGCTAATCTGGCTTTCTTAAGTCATTGGGATTGGGATCACGTGGGTGGGCTTCAAAAAGTAAAAAAGAATTTGCCCTTGTGCATTGGTCTACGCCCCCTAGGACCCGCCTCAAAAAAGAAAAGAAGGTTGCTTGCGGGGTTTTCTGACTGCGATAAAAAATCAATTCCTGAACTTTACAAATGGCAACCCCGTGGATTTAAAAACGCCAACGAACAAAGTCAGGTGATATTATATAACCAAGTACTTTTACCCGGGGACTCCCCTGGGGAACATGAAAAGCAGTGGCTTGACCAATCGTGGATCTCGCGAACAAAGCATTTTATTTTAGGACATCATGGCAGCAACACCAGCACGTCGATGGAACTTTTAAAGCGCCTTCCTGACGGCATCCAAGCGATCAGCTCGGCCCGCTGGGCCCGTTATAAACATCCCCACAGCAGTGTTGAACTAAGACTGAGCCAGGCGCGCATTCCCCTGCTGCGCACAGAGGACTGGGGAAATATTTGGATAGACCAATAG